ttgaacccaggaggtggaggttccagtgagcctagatcacactactgcactctagcctaggcaacagagcaagactccatcttaaaaaaaaaaaaaaaaaaaggcacagggTACAGTATTTAAGTCTGCAGTACTGGGGCCCAAAGGGAAAGCATTCCCTTTCCCCCTCCTAAAGTTATGGGATTGAGATCATTGATGTCCCTGGGTAAGGGTTCCCTCCCCACCAAAAATTATGAGATTAAGACTAATGATGTCCCTGGTGCCTGAGGCAGAGATGCTAATTCAGCTCCTGCTTCCTGAAGCTGACCTGGCAATTGAACAGTGAGGCTAGAATAACCTAGATCCCCATTGCCTGGATTGGAGCCTTGATAAGCTTCTTATACGTGCCAATAGCAAACTAACAAGTGGCTTTCAGGCACAGAAATAGTGAATTGGCTTTATAGATTAGATTTAATAATTTAtctgccaagaaaaaaaagagaaagaaaaaagaaaattcctacCCTATGATGGcagcacacacgcacacacacacacacacacacacacacacacacagacacgcacacacgaTGATCGTCAGAACTGGCAGATTTAGGCTGCAGCTAatctaagtttatttttaaggGCCATCTTACTTGGCAATTAGAAGAGATCAATGACAGAGCTTCTGCCTCTGAATTAAGCAAGTCTGTCCTAGGTACACGGCCTTCTTAGTTCTGACATTTCCGCATATATATATCCCTGATGCAAATGCTCTTGGGCAGTGATGCTACTAAgctaataaaaaattagtcactAGTTCTATCTAAGCTGCTCCTATTACTAAATGGGAAAATCACTAAAATCCCTTGAGCAGTAaagtttaattatttgttttgtttatgaatTAGTCCTTGCATTATCTAATTTGGGTCTAGTATGTGTAAAAAGATCCACCAGTGTTCCTGAAATCATTTTTCAGATATCCTCTGCTTCTCAGTCATgttaataataaacaaatttctACACAGGGGCGTCTGCATAGTGCAGTTGTAACAGAAACTCAGGTTCAGTCACTCATAGCTTGCGGCGTCCAATTAACAAGAGCAAGGTCTGATGTAACGAAAGTGACTTTTTATTCCAAATCTAGCTTAGGGAGAAGGGTATTGGCTTCCTGCCTAAAGGGTACCGCTTCTCTTTTTGAAGTGGAAAGCAGGCACTTCTAAAAGGCAGGGGAGGATGCAAGCAGGTGAGGGCTCAGAGGGCTAGCTTGCTGCCTTATCTACTGGGCAGCTGAGCTGGCGCCTTCATGGGCAGAAACAGGTTGTATAGGTGGCCAAAAACTCTAGCAGGCATACTTTAGGTTGGAAATTGACTGATATCGCTTGAGGAAATCTGGGGGGTGAGAGTTCCACTCTGGATCTTCTAAGCACATAGTTAGATGAACTTGCCCTGCAGGGAGTGTCTAGTGAAGAGGAGGTTAAAAGGCTATAATTGCACTTCTAAAGAGGTAAGTAGAAAgtggggaaaaggaggaaagagaaaagaagagagagagaaaataaactatCCCTTAGAAAAATGGGGGTACTCAGTTACATAGTTATTTTTTCCACAGAGAAGCTTCTTttattaattgttattattactattattattattttgagatggagtttagctctgttgcccaggctggagtgcaatggcgtgatctcagctcactgcaaccttcgcctcccaagttcaagttattctcctgtctcagcctcccaagtagctcggattataggcacatgccaccaccacgcctggctaatttttgtcttttaagtagggacgaagtttcaccatgttggccaggctggtctcaaacttctgacctcaggtgatttgcctgcctcggtctcccaaagtgctgggatttcaggcatgagccaccacacacggcccACAGAGAAGCTTCTACATGAAAGTTAACTATAATGACAGAATATACAGGCTGCACTCTGTGATAATTTGAAGCCTTAGGGGACATTCACTCTTTTCCCTAAAGAGAATTGGAATTTATTCTAAGTGAATCCCACAGTATGACCCTTGTATCTCTTTTTTGTTAAAGAATGAAATCTGGATTTTATGTTCACTGATGtgactaatattttttcttcaaataatagCTCTAAGAGACTGAGGAGGTACAAACAATTCAGGAAATAGGAAAACTTGAAATCAACTACCTGAGAAAAGTTATTGTTGAATATTGGTATATATAGACTAGCACTATCCAATAGAACCTTCTGCAGTGACGGAAATGTTTCATATCTGTGTTGTtcaatatagtagccactagtTACacgtggctattgagcacttgaagtgTGGCTAGCATAACTAAGGAACTgaatttgtggttttatttaattttaatttatttaaatttaagtagccAACAAGGTTGTGGCTACTTATAGGACAGCAAGATATAGAGAATTTCTTGACCATCATAAAATTTTAGAGCAATTCACAACATCCCTTTTTCTTTCAGGATGCTGACCTCAGTGGGTTACTTTGCTCTGTCTCTGGATACTCCTAATTTACATGGAGATGCCTACCTGAACTGTTTCCTCTCTGCTTTGATTGAAATTCCAGCTTACATTACAGCCTGGCTGCTATTGCGAACCCTGCCCAGGCGTTATATCATAGCTGCAGTACTGTTCTGGGGAGGAGGTGTGCTTCTCTTCATTCAACTGGTACCTGTGGGTAAGAAGTTAACCAAGATGAACAGCTTACCAGAAAAGACCCACATATTGACTAGGCTGATTCTGAGTCACTGCTCCATGTTTATTCAGCCTTTACATCATAAGCCATTCATAAGTCAATTAGACAGCTGATTGCTCACTACGTATGTTGTTTCCTGTGTTCAAAACAACTACCCCAAACAAAAGAGACAGCCTCAGAGAAGCAGAAAGCACCAAAGAGGAAAAGTAACTCTTCCAGTTATCCCCTTCACAGAAAGACTCACCTAAAATCTCCCTTTAACTCATAGTCATGATTCCTAATTTCTGGCTACTCTCAAACCTTTTCCCTGTGTATATTCAAGTATTACAGTGAGAAGGACATGTCGGTTCCAGGATACATTCAGTGGTTTTCTGGTCTGAATATTTAAGTAGTTAAATAGCGCACAAAAGGATATATGCTTCCCTTTTCCCCTTGTTTCTGATGTTCtcataatattaaaatgtcaataaattaTTGATAGTAATAGAAATACACATTTCTTAGTAATAAGAAACAGGATAGAAAGGATTGGTCCTCCTCTTTGAAGATAAAACTTAACTATATTAACATGCTAATAGCTTACCCATGAAACTGTTGTAACAAACAAAAGACAAGTCAACAAAGGTCACTGAATGCATTAATGACCTAGAATAACAGTAGAACAAAGTACAAAGCCACCCCTCATGCTCCATCTTTGTCCATGCCCAAATACTAGGACACTGGAAGAGAACATGCtatttttggaatatatttatgttaataaaaatacTCCCACTGAAgcaaaaaagacaataaaaacaacTGATACAAGAAAGTATCACTTCTAAAAGCACCCTTGCTTATACTGGGTCTCTTTTCCAGATTATTACTTCTTATCCATTGGTCTGGTCATGCTGGGAAAATTTGGAATCACCTCTGCTTTCTCCATGCTGTATGTCTTCACTGCTGAGCTCTACCCAACCCTGGTCAGGAACATGGCAGTGGGGGTCACATCCATGGCCTCCAGAGTGGGCAGCATCATTGCCCCCTACTTTGTTTACCTCGGTGAGCTGCATCTTGTGCATTTGTTCTTCCTTTAAATTAGTTTTCAATATAAAAGTAAGATTTTCATTGTGAAAATGTCAAATAGCATAGAATGTACTGGAAAAAACGTACAAGTTCACCTCTTCTTTCCCAGGAGGAGCTCTAGAAAGCCAACCACAAACTGTTTGGTGAATAGCGCTACAGACATTTTGTTTTGCACAACACCATGTacgcatgtatgtatatactctTTTAAACACAcaagcaggccgggcgtggtggctgatgcatgtaatcccagcactttgggaggccaaggtgggtggatcacctgaggccaggagttcgagaccagtctggccaacatggtgaaaccctgtctctactaaaaatacaaaaattggtgtgatggcaggtgcctgtaataccagctactctggaggctgaggcaggagaattgcttgaacccgggaggcagaagctgcagtgagccaagattgcaccattgcactccaacctgggcaacaagagtgaaactctgtctcaaaataataataataataataaataaaaacaataaacacataaataacatTATATATGTTGAAACTTTTTAAACTTAACATTGTATCAGAATATCCTTCCAAATGGTTATATATTGCTCCTTTACCTTCTTTTTAAATAGGcacctccttttaaaaatgtgtataagtacattttaaaataagtataccTAAGTATAATCTACAGATAGATTCATACAAGTAAAACTCCTGGAGCAAAGAGtgccattaaaaaattatatatatatatatacacacacacacacacacacacacacacatgtgtgtacatgatgtgcaaaacaaaatgtcTGTAGAACAACTCACCAAACAGTTCATGTTGGTTTTCTAGGGCTCCTCCTGGGAGAGGAGAGGTGAATTTGTACTTTTTTCCAGTACATTCTATGCTATTTGACGTTTTCACAATGAAAATCTTACTTTTATACTGAaacacataatttatttaactaggCTCCAATGAATGGAGGACATGTAGGTCATTTCCaggtttttgctattacaaataacatTACAACGAACATTCTCCTATGCTCCTACACCCTTTGTGAATTTACTTACATATATTTGGATTTACAGATAGATTCATAGAAGTAAAATTCCTGCAGCAAAGAGTGCAGTTAAAAATTTCatagagccgggcgcggtggctcaagcctgtaatcccagcactttgggaggccgagacgggcggatcacgaggtcaggagatcgagaccatcctggctaacacggtgaaaccccgtctctactaaaaatatataaaaaactagccgggcgaggtggcgggcgcctgtagtcccagctactcgggaggctgaggcaggagaatggcgtgaacccgggaggcggagcttgcagtgagctgagatccagccactgcactccagcctgggcgacagagcgagactctgtctcaaaaaaaaaaaatttcatagatATTCCCAAATTGAACTCTACATATTGTACCAAactataatttaattattaataggTAAGAGTGGTTGTTTTCAATAATCTCACCAACAATAAAGAttacctaattctttttttttttttttttttgagacagggtctcactctgaagtgtagtggtgccatcctagattcccagctcactgcagcctcaatctcccaggctcaagagatcctcccacctcagcctcccaactagctgggactataggcatgcacaccatcaagcccagctaatttttttttttttttttctggtagagacgggattttgccaggttgctcaggctggttttgaactcctgggctcaagtgatccacccgcctcaacctcccaaagcgctgggattacaggcttgagccacagcacctggcctaccGAATTTTTTAATCATTGGTTATCTGTTATGTGAAAAATGGATATCATTGTTACTTTCATTCCTATTTATTAATTATGAATGAGGTTGAGcatgtttttgtgtattttttggccattctatttatttttcagtgaactgactgctcatgttctttgccctttttttttttttttttttttttttgagacagaatctcactctgtcacccaggctggaatgcagtggcacaatctcggctcactgcaacctccgctgcccgggttcaagcaattctcttgtctcaacctcctgaatagctgggactacaggtgcatgcactatgcctggctaattttttttttttttgtatttttattagagacggggtttcaccatattggtcaggctggtctcgaacccctgacctcaggagatccacccaccttggcctcccaaagtgctgggattacagacacgaaccactgtgcccaggcttcTTTGCCCATTCTTTAATGGTGtattcatctttttctctttgcaatGGAAGAAATTAGCCCTTTGTAtatatgttgtaaatattttttctagtttaccATTTGTATTTTGACTTTATGATATCTTTGTAATGAAgacaattttagtttttatatactCAAAGGTGTCAATCTGAAATAACACTACACAGGTGTTTCAGTAGCATGTTCAATCTGATGTAGGATCTGACACCCCATGCCTGCTCCTCATTAAGGACTCTACTGGTGAGAAATGCAGACACACCTCATGAATTGGGCAGTTGGTTAACTACtggtacacatgcacacacacacacacacacctgagaaCATATATGAATTCTCAGGAAAGGTATAATCCAAATCCttatagagaaagagaaacattttccTAACTTAAACATATTCTGCACTGTtgccctgtgccacacctgaGATAGCAGATTATACAGAGTGctgttatttttccctttgtcctTCCCTGTACTTTCATACTATGCTCAGACGGTCCAGTGGCCAGACACTGGTACATAAGATAGAGTCCAAGAGTATTTTACTCCACATAGCTACTCCTGTTAGTGACACAGAGGCCTCAGAGAAGCTGCAATAACAATATTTTCCTTATGTTTTGGGTCAAATGAAATCCATGGGTGTGCTGTTCCTCTGTAAGCTCTGTACGTATACACAGGCAAAGCAAGATGAGAATCTGTTGTTCTCCTGTGTGAGTAAAGCTTCATAAAGAAGAGATTACATATTAACCCAAGACATGTAAGTGCTGCAAAAAGAAGCCAAATCCAGGCACACAGTGCCTTTACAGAATGTGCCTGATACTTATTGTTTACTGATTTAATCTGGCATGAAAATAATacttagttgttgtttttttgtttgttttgttttgttttgttttgttttttgagtctcATAGCTCTGTGGACCTAACTTTCCACTGCAGCCTACTAGTTTGGGCAAAAGCAGAGGTCACACCAGACTTATCATGGCCAAAACCCATCCCTGAAACATCCTGGTTAACCTCCTTCTCCTTGATGTCCTCCTATCCCCCATTTCCAATTACCTCTACCTTAAGAAGATAACTCTGGTAGGCAAAGAACTCTACCAAAGGAACATCTGTCACATATGACTGAGTAGTAGCTTAGAGGATACCAGTTGACAGGAGAGAATGAAAAGCCTTATGATAATGCAAAAGGATTACAGAAATGCATATTGTCATCTGCCAAAAAGAAACTGatattttgcttactttttttatctgaaaatattcagATTTAAATCCATTCTCTTATACTGTTCACCACCTTCACAAAATGATGCTCAAGAGTGCCCAGAGAGTCCTTGTTTCTGACTGATGTTCTTATGTCCTGTGCTTTATAGGTGCTTACAACAGAATGCTGCCCTACATCGTCATGGGTAGTCTGACTGTCCTGATTGGAATTCTCACCCTTTTTTTCCCTGAAAGTTTAGGAATGACTCTTCCCGAAACCTTAGAGCAGATGCAGAAAGTGAAATGGTAAGTAGAACTTTTAACAAAATGATACCGAAATGCCTTAGGGAGAATATGCATGGAAGAATAGCTAGGAAGGTTCTAAAAGAGGAGAGTAATAAGCAGAGACTAGCTCTATTAGATAATAAAGCATATtgctgactgggcacagtggctcacacctgtaatcccagcactttgggaggcagaggcaggtggatcacctgaggtcaggagtttgagaccagcctggccaacatagtgcaacctcgtctctaataaaaatacaaaaaattagctgggtgcggtggcagtcacatgtaatcccagctactcaggacgctgaggcaggagaactgcttgaacccaggaggcagaggttgcagtgagctgagatcacaccactgcactccagcctgggcaacaagagcgaaactccatctcaaataataataataataataataataataataataataataggccgggcacggtggcacatgcctgtaatcccagcactttgggaggccgaggtgggctggtcatgaggtcaagagatcgagaccatcctggccaacacggtgaaaccctgtctctgaaatacaaaaattagctgggcgtggtggtgcatgcctgtagtcccagctactcatgaggctgaggcaggagaattgcttgaacccaggaggtggaggttgcagtgagccaagatcgtgccactgcacaccagactgggcaacagagcgagactctgtctcaaaaataataataatgataaagcaTATTGTTGAGcaatagtaactaaaacagtgtGATAATGGTATAGGACTAGAAACCAGTGGAATGGGACAGAGTTCAGGATAaaacctaagaaaataaaaaattcactatgTAATAAAAAGTAGCAAAGTCAAGGGGGAATAATTATTCAGTAAGAGGTATTAGAACATTCAGCTAGACATtctgaataaattaaaaagttggatcttaaaaaaatgcattggctgggcacagtggctcatacctgtaatcccagcacttagggagattgaggcaggcagattgcttgaggtcaggagttcaagaccagcctggccaacatgatgaaaccccatctctaccaaaaatacaaaaattagccaggcgtggtggtgcacccctgtaatcccagctacttgggagactgaggcaggagaatcgcttgaaccagggtgacagaggttgcagtgagccaagatcgtgccactgcattccagtctgggtgacagagcaagactctgtctccaaaaaaaaaaaagcatcaagaTAAAATCCAGACAGTTAAAAAATTTAGgcctaaaaatgtaaaatcataaaTGTACCAGGAGGAAACTAACATTTTTATAACCTTAGAGAAGATCTTACCGAGCATAACATAAAATCAAAGAACCATAAAGGAACAGATTGATATATCtgattgtacatttttaaaattattggcaAGGCAAAAAGAAACCACCCACAAAGGCAAAAGTCAATAagccaggagaaaatatttgctacacAAAATCTAGATGTAAGGCTAATATACCTAATATACAAAAAGCTCATAGCAATCagtgagaaaaagacaaacagtTCAGTAGGAAAACCAGCAAAGGATAAGAACAGATAGTTTAGAGAAGAAGTCACTTCAGGGTCCAATATACACATGAAAAAAGTTATTTGTCCACATTAATaaggaaatgcaaaaataaaacaattcaacCTCATTTTTTTGGCTTATGAGATTGTGCAAGGGTTTTTCTTCTTGACGCGAACCAATTCTGACACCTATTGAGTGTCCTATAATTCAGTTCAATTTTGACAATACCTGAAGTTAGCATCAGACTCCATAGGTGTAAAGACTCAGTCCCACAATACTGCCTCGCTTCACTCGCCACTCGCAAGTGTCAGATCCCCAGGTTACCCACATTTCTCTCTGACTTTCCTACCAAATCTGGGGTTCCAAACAAATCCCCTCCTCGGGTTTGATTAtttgctagaatgactcacagCACTCAGAACACTGACCACTTTATAAGAAACactggtttctttatttttatttttatttttttttattttatttatttatttatttttttgagacggagtctcgctctctctcccaggctggagtgcagtggccggatctcagctcactgcaagctccgcctcccgggtttacgccattctcctgcctccgcctcccaagtagctgggactacaggcgcccgccactgcgcccggctagttttttgtattttttagtagagacggggtttcaccacgttagccaggatggtctcgatctcctgacctcgtgatccgcccgtctcggcctcccaaagtgctgggattacaggcttgagccaccgcgcccggcctgaaacacTGGTTTcttataaaggatacaaatgaacagccagatgaagaggtacATGTGGAGAGGTCTGGAAAGGTCCTTAGTGCAGAGGTTCTGTCCCTGTGGAGTTAAATAAGGTGCACTGCCCTCCTGGCACATGGATGTGGTCACCAACTcggaagctctccaaaccccatCATTTAGAGGTTTTCATGGAGGTTTAGTCACATTGGCATGATGGATTAAGTCTATCCccagcctctctcctctccccagagtTTCCAGGTTTCTAATCAAGGCTTGGtcttctggtgaccagcccccacCCTGAAGCTATCTAAGGGCCCTGCCAGGGTTGCCTCATTAGAACAACAGAAGCTCTTATCACGCCCTATCACTCCGGAAATTATAAGAGATTTAGGATCTCCGTGtcaggaaccagggacaaagaCCAGTATCTTTTTATGACACCACAGCCAACATTTAAAAGATTAGTAGTATTTAGGAGAAGTTTAGAGTTTTGAGTAACACTGCCTGGCTTTAAATCCCAAATCTACTGCAAACATTTGGGCATATCACTTAATATTCACTAAGCCTCAGTATTCCCATCTGCTATATGGGATATTTCATATGGCTATTTTGAGGTGACAAAACATAAAGTGTTCTCAGTGCCTGGCCTTGATAAAGGTAACTCTGCATGTGAATTAATTCTGATCCCTGACAGAACATTTACAGCAAAAAAGTGCCCATTTTTGATAAGTTGTTTTGTTCTAATGATAGAACTACTTCTGTAACAACTTTAATTGCCAAGAATTTCATGCCTCCCTCTCTATCATTTGCTTGGGAAAACTGTGAAAGAGTTTAAATTCTGGCTTCTATACTTAATTAAGAAAGTGGCCTCAGAtgtttaaaagcataaaatactAGATCTACACTATGAGGTTCTCATTAGAGTTACTTGTTCATTGAttggagaaatatttttcaatgtcAGTTTGGAGCGTTTTGAGGAGGAAAGTcttgaatatttaattttctttagcatctattttattttcaggttCAGATCTGGGAAAAAAACAAGAGACTCAATGGAGACAGAAGAAAATCCCAAGGTTCTAATAACTGCATTCTGAAAAAATATCTCCCCCATTTGGTGAAgtgaaaaacagataaataagacTCTGTGGAGAAATCCGTTGTTCCCGCTGAAATGGACTGACTGTAATGATTGACACTAAAATGAACCTTGCTATCAAGAAATGCTCGTCATACAGTAAACTCTGGAGAATTCTTCCAGATAATGTCCTTGCTTTGCAAACCAACCATTTCTAGAGAGTCTCCTTACTCATTAATTCGATGAAATGGATTGGTAAGAGGTCTTGAAAACATGTTAGTCAAGGactggtaaaatatatataaagattaaCCCTCTTTTCCAATTATACAAATGCtatccaaataaaaataacatcattTTATTAATGCAAATATTAGGTGacaacaatgtgtgtgtgtgtgtgtgtgtgtgtgtgtgtacatttggAAGCAAACCAGCACATTCAAAATTATAGTAGTTTCTGAAGTGAACCAAATGATTATACACAGCATTCCTATCCAAAAAACCTTACAAACTCCTTTGAGAGGGATTGATGGCTGttagaggaaaaaacaaaccaTTTTTTACCCTCTACTGTCACAGTCAACCCGCAATACTTCTGTGACCAGATGTGGTGGGGGGCTCCTCacacaccaagcaattctccagcagaTACCAACAGGGTGCTCTCTAATGGAATTCAGCTCTGACCCTATCTGCGGGAGACAgtatcagatcccacaggttgtgTGCTCTGTCCCTCTTCAGATGCCATTCAGATGTCCAAGCCACACGCACCTCTGACCTACCAGCTACGAAC
This DNA window, taken from Macaca fascicularis isolate 582-1 chromosome 6, T2T-MFA8v1.1, encodes the following:
- the SLC22A4 gene encoding solute carrier family 22 member 4 isoform X3 encodes the protein MAVQTGFSFLQIFSISWEMFTVLFLIVGMGQISNYVVAFILGTEILGKSVRIIFSTLGVCTFFAVGYMLLPLFAYFIRDWRMLLLALTVPGVLCVPLWWFIPESPRWLISQRRFREAEDIIQKAAKMNNIAVPAVIFDSVEELNPLKQQKAFILDLFRTWNIAIMTIMSLLLWMLTSVGYFALSLDTPNLHGDAYLNCFLSALIEIPAYITAWLLLRTLPRRYIIAAVLFWGGGVLLFIQLVPVDYYFLSIGLVMLGKFGITSAFSMLYVFTAELYPTLVRNMAVGVTSMASRVGSIIAPYFVYLGAYNRMLPYIVMGSLTVLIGILTLFFPESLGMTLPETLEQMQKVKWFRSGKKTRDSMETEENPKVLITAF